From Sceloporus undulatus isolate JIND9_A2432 ecotype Alabama chromosome 6, SceUnd_v1.1, whole genome shotgun sequence, one genomic window encodes:
- the CMTM7 gene encoding LOW QUALITY PROTEIN: CKLF-like MARVEL transmembrane domain-containing protein 7 (The sequence of the model RefSeq protein was modified relative to this genomic sequence to represent the inferred CDS: deleted 1 base in 1 codon): MAPGTVRTEASSGAPPGPSSSSSPPLPSSSSSGPDSGLLDRGYAGSRSALLKGGPDALSLPIDFQLLLLIGFICIRASWWTDHSTYSFFEIVSICDLVMILIFYIVYIFRIYRTLTCINWPLAEFLHYLIGTILLLIASIVAAAKSSNSAGLAAGAAFGFLASFLCILSIWLSYKVSCVTQSTDAAV, translated from the exons ATGGCTCCTGGGACGGTGCGGACGGAGGCCAGCAGTGGA GCCCCCccgggcccttcctcctcctcctctcccccgctgccctcctcctcttcctcggggcCGGACTCAGGGCTGCTGGACCGAGGCTACGCGGGCTCCCGCTCAGCCCTGCTCAAGGGGGGCCCAGATG CCCTTTCTTTGCCAATTGACTTTCAGTTATTGCTGCTGATAGGATTCATCTGCATCAGAGCCTCCTGGTGGACAGATCACAGTACTTACAGCTTTTTTGAAATTGTCTCCATCTGTGACTTGGTTATGATTCTCATCTTCTACATTGTCTACATCTTCAGAATCTACCGAACACTGACCTGCATCAACTGGCCACTGGCA GAATTTCTCCATTACCTAATAGGTACCATCTTGCTTCTCATTGCATCTATTGTGGCAGCAGCAAAAAGTTCCAATTCAGCAGGACTTGCAGCTGGAGCG GCTTTTGGCTTCTTAGCATCATTCCTATGCATCTTGAGCATATGGCTGTCCTACAAAGTCTCTTGTGTCACTCAGTCAACAG atGCTGCTGTGTGA